A part of Paenibacillus sp. sptzw28 genomic DNA contains:
- a CDS encoding SMI1/KNR4 family protein codes for MIDQLISRISLIKDCEVLLSEGLPVTNSTHILPSDVQEFYKLCGGVNLYKGSDYSISIVRPEEFVLSSHVILGEIYEDDISSHWYVIGKGGTSEYISIDLAPERYGRCYDSFAETFGLAGDSPIIASSFTELLKRLIDNKGERYYWLDDNFIPIGDAYDDLE; via the coding sequence TTGATCGATCAACTCATTTCAAGAATATCTTTAATAAAGGATTGTGAAGTTCTTCTATCGGAGGGTCTACCTGTAACAAATAGTACACATATTCTTCCCAGTGATGTTCAAGAGTTTTATAAATTATGTGGGGGCGTTAACCTATACAAAGGATCGGACTATTCTATATCGATTGTTCGTCCTGAAGAGTTCGTTCTTTCAAGTCATGTTATTCTAGGAGAAATATATGAAGATGATATATCCAGCCATTGGTATGTTATAGGCAAAGGAGGGACGTCAGAGTATATTTCTATTGATCTTGCACCAGAAAGATATGGGCGTTGTTACGATAGCTTCGCCGAAACTTTTGGGCTAGCAGGAGACAGTCCCATAATTGCAAGTTCATTCACCGAACTATTGAAAAGGTTGATAGATAATAAAGGAGAACGCTATTACTGGCTAGATGACAACTTCATCCCAATTGGTGATGCATACGATGATTTAGAATGA
- a CDS encoding transposase gives MGEMRKTYDVEFKYKAVKMFLDDKMGYKTVAKALGINDKMVRRWVAHYEREGLAGLDEKRGKSSGAAKGRPKAEPMSQEQELLRLRAENEYLKKLWVYPSFFESIQFHQ, from the coding sequence ATGGGGGAAATGAGAAAAACGTATGATGTAGAATTTAAATATAAGGCCGTTAAAATGTTCCTTGATGACAAGATGGGATATAAGACTGTCGCAAAAGCACTTGGCATTAACGATAAAATGGTAAGGCGGTGGGTTGCACATTATGAAAGAGAAGGCCTAGCTGGCTTGGATGAGAAGCGTGGTAAATCTTCAGGGGCTGCAAAGGGCCGTCCAAAAGCGGAGCCGATGAGCCAGGAACAGGAGCTCTTACGGTTACGAGCGGAGAATGAATACTTAAAAAAGCTATGGGTGTACCCATCGTTTTTCGAGTCAATTCAGTTTCACCAGTAA
- a CDS encoding RHS repeat-associated core domain-containing protein: MTTNHPFDSPDSVKTYDKRDRLTNIAINNGGGNVSYKYNGDGLLWERTENGKTTRYYWDGDQVIAEANVSGGVATLKARYIRGQGLVAREDNQSKAYYVHNGHGDVVNLMDRTGTTKLNQYNYDIFGNIASQTENIQQPFKYSGEMQDDTTGLQYLRARWYDPSIGRFIGADSYKGQTTNPLSLNLYTYVNNNPLIYHDPSGHYTKEAVDMMLSVAAYAGKGNQIYWNIRSDLGVAVSGSLVTDRNQFLYLFNMATGTSSRISENTSGQASWAKAQLMLIVEVAEKDKQLQENMAFAFLGMVGGRSGTTKAVKPNTVVPYRPSNAPLENHHGILDVWAKNNISGYKSRKSDNPTIALTQQQHDATNQVYREWLYENTGKPVGGAVDWTKVSAREIIDLSERMFDAANVPVDARLEYYSEFIKYIS; this comes from the coding sequence ATGACGACTAATCATCCGTTTGACAGCCCAGATTCGGTTAAAACGTATGACAAACGTGATCGTCTGACCAACATCGCTATCAACAATGGAGGAGGTAATGTTTCATACAAATATAACGGTGATGGTTTGTTATGGGAACGAACGGAAAATGGAAAGACTACACGGTATTATTGGGATGGCGATCAAGTTATTGCTGAGGCCAATGTCTCTGGTGGAGTTGCGACTCTGAAAGCGCGTTATATCCGCGGCCAGGGGCTTGTCGCTAGGGAAGATAACCAAAGCAAGGCCTACTATGTTCATAACGGTCACGGTGACGTAGTTAACCTCATGGATCGTACTGGAACGACGAAGTTGAACCAGTACAACTATGACATCTTTGGGAATATCGCATCGCAAACTGAGAACATCCAACAGCCATTTAAATACTCGGGCGAAATGCAGGATGACACAACAGGCCTGCAGTATTTGCGGGCAAGATGGTATGATCCTAGTATAGGACGGTTTATTGGTGCGGATAGTTATAAGGGGCAGACTACGAATCCGCTAAGTCTCAATCTTTATACGTATGTGAATAATAACCCGTTGATTTATCACGATCCTTCTGGACATTATACAAAAGAAGCAGTAGATATGATGCTATCTGTTGCTGCTTATGCAGGTAAAGGGAACCAAATCTATTGGAATATTAGAAGTGATTTGGGAGTTGCAGTCAGCGGCTCTCTTGTAACGGATCGGAACCAATTTTTATATCTATTTAATATGGCGACCGGAACCAGTTCAAGGATCTCGGAAAATACCTCGGGCCAAGCATCGTGGGCTAAAGCACAATTGATGTTAATTGTTGAAGTAGCTGAAAAGGATAAACAACTTCAAGAGAACATGGCATTCGCGTTTTTGGGTATGGTTGGTGGTCGATCTGGTACAACCAAAGCAGTTAAACCTAATACAGTCGTACCGTATCGACCAAGTAATGCCCCTCTTGAAAATCATCATGGTATTCTTGATGTGTGGGCAAAAAATAACATTTCCGGTTATAAAAGTAGAAAATCGGATAACCCAACTATCGCTCTAACACAACAACAACATGATGCAACAAATCAAGTTTATCGCGAGTGGCTGTATGAAAACACTGGAAAACCAGTTGGAGGGGCGGTAGATTGGACAAAAGTTTCTGCACGAGAGATAATAGATTTAAGTGAAAGAATGTTTGATGCCGCCAATGTACCGGTAGATGCGAGACTGGAATACTATTCTGAATTTATTAAATATATAAGCTAA
- a CDS encoding RNA polymerase sigma factor — protein sequence MDAVSEVKKAQRGDKKAFEGLIFSHRTVMYRMAKTMLQRDEDCADAIQDAILKAYQNIRSLKEPRYFKSWLLRILINECKQMYRQRENIIALELRDEPVSNDDALARIEVDQLLESLPEDQRELLKLFHIEDISVQDLAAIFEVPESTIKTRLCRAREKAKEIWIAEEERQWSNGKKQLNKR from the coding sequence ATGGATGCCGTATCGGAAGTGAAAAAAGCGCAGCGCGGAGACAAGAAAGCATTCGAAGGCTTGATCTTCTCTCACAGAACGGTCATGTATCGTATGGCGAAAACGATGCTTCAACGCGATGAAGATTGTGCTGACGCCATCCAGGATGCGATCCTGAAAGCGTACCAAAACATTCGTAGCTTGAAGGAACCGAGATACTTTAAAAGCTGGTTACTGCGCATCCTCATCAATGAATGCAAACAAATGTACCGACAACGTGAAAATATAATTGCGCTTGAGCTGCGTGACGAGCCCGTTTCCAACGACGACGCATTAGCACGGATCGAAGTCGATCAACTACTCGAAAGTTTGCCAGAGGATCAACGCGAGCTTCTGAAGCTGTTCCATATCGAGGATATTTCCGTACAAGACTTGGCGGCTATTTTTGAAGTGCCTGAAAGTACAATCAAGACGAGATTGTGCAGAGCGCGTGAAAAAGCAAAAGAAATATGGATAGCGGAGGAGGAGCGACAGTGGAGCAATGGGAAGAAGCAATTAAACAAACGGTGA
- a CDS encoding rhodanese-like domain-containing protein — protein sequence MRKLMQTAIDFDAADNQFADIDNHWAEAYILKLIERGIIPGMKGGLFHPEDNVTTEQFVTMVIRSSKGNKEPTHGCWSSGYMDYALYKGIIEDYDITNINKPIERRSAARIVHEALVTEFGERDEYEWSAAENLRDLYSCHTCVMHIAQVYVKGIMHARDNTVFDTVGSLTRADAAAVVVRMLDRDQRIPQTGSREFQSKNLSPDEAWQLMLNDNTAMLVDVRTNEEYKIGHIQESICIPLNDISNNPFSVCDRKDTPLILYCQKGYKSSLAAQALIDAGYSRIYTIPGIEQYQYNLI from the coding sequence ATGAGAAAATTAATGCAAACTGCAATAGACTTTGATGCGGCAGACAATCAATTTGCTGATATTGATAATCATTGGGCTGAAGCATATATTTTAAAACTTATAGAACGCGGCATTATTCCAGGGATGAAAGGCGGCTTATTTCATCCAGAGGATAATGTTACGACTGAACAGTTTGTAACAATGGTAATTAGAAGTAGTAAAGGCAATAAAGAGCCAACGCATGGCTGTTGGTCATCTGGATATATGGATTACGCGTTGTATAAGGGAATAATAGAGGACTATGATATAACAAACATAAACAAACCCATTGAGCGCCGTTCCGCTGCAAGAATAGTTCACGAGGCGCTTGTAACAGAATTCGGAGAAAGAGATGAGTACGAATGGTCGGCGGCAGAAAATCTTAGAGACTTATATTCCTGCCATACCTGCGTTATGCATATAGCGCAGGTGTATGTTAAAGGTATAATGCACGCGCGTGACAATACCGTGTTCGACACTGTGGGCAGCTTAACTCGCGCGGATGCTGCAGCAGTTGTTGTAAGAATGCTTGATAGGGACCAGCGTATTCCTCAGACTGGGAGCAGAGAATTTCAAAGTAAAAATCTGTCCCCCGATGAAGCATGGCAGCTGATGTTAAATGATAATACTGCAATGCTTGTTGATGTGCGGACTAATGAGGAATATAAGATAGGACATATACAAGAAAGCATTTGTATACCGTTAAATGATATATCCAATAACCCGTTCTCGGTATGTGATAGAAAGGATACTCCATTAATCCTTTACTGTCAAAAGGGGTATAAGAGTTCTTTAGCGGCACAAGCACTTATAGATGCAGGCTATAGCAGAATCTACACAATTCCGGGTATAGAGCAGTATCAGTATAATTTAATATAA
- a CDS encoding DUF4179 domain-containing protein: MEQWEEAIKQTVNPSVPSELEDRIMHTLNQLPRQARKRKMYYALPAVVLAVVILFGARAISPVFAETIRSIPVIGSIFELVGNVGERKASQDGLVSPLGQQVVIDGKTVTFTESLYDGSSIHIGFINDTGNFEFWNHTQISIDGKRLTSYNADLSGSRTLADGSFAGIYTIHPNQEIPEAFTLELSSLDDRSWHVAIPMKLQGDEHAYLINDARVWRDMTMLYDKTVFNSTSATLSIRWFSNEKRELPSVMNYQIFDDKGRVLQIFSHNGKDTPTEDGQYVYSSQLNFERMDPIPKSLTIKPYLGSGMTGLETKRWEGKSLELSQGEAGSVRIEHIEQKNNTFTMTFEVEGELTSDRTRYVWLENQYGVGYDVLQYPQRVEGTVNQYQAVFTSTNPNDDVIIGTEQFHPKDYIDDLTITVEISK, translated from the coding sequence GTGGAGCAATGGGAAGAAGCAATTAAACAAACGGTGAATCCATCCGTACCAAGCGAACTGGAGGATCGAATCATGCACACTCTTAATCAGCTTCCTCGACAAGCACGCAAGCGGAAAATGTACTACGCACTCCCGGCGGTGGTATTGGCGGTAGTTATCCTGTTCGGCGCAAGAGCGATTTCTCCGGTTTTCGCGGAAACCATACGTTCAATTCCGGTGATCGGATCGATTTTTGAGCTTGTAGGGAATGTCGGGGAACGGAAAGCCAGTCAAGACGGGCTTGTGAGTCCGCTTGGACAACAGGTGGTCATTGACGGTAAAACCGTTACCTTCACGGAAAGTCTTTACGACGGATCGAGCATTCATATCGGCTTTATCAACGATACTGGCAACTTTGAATTTTGGAACCATACTCAAATATCGATAGACGGTAAACGTCTGACGAGCTATAACGCGGATTTAAGCGGCAGCAGAACGTTGGCGGATGGAAGCTTCGCCGGTATCTATACGATTCACCCAAATCAAGAAATTCCGGAAGCTTTCACACTTGAATTAAGCTCATTGGATGACCGATCGTGGCATGTCGCGATTCCTATGAAATTACAAGGAGACGAGCATGCTTACCTCATTAATGACGCCAGAGTGTGGCGGGATATGACGATGCTTTACGATAAAACTGTTTTTAATTCAACTTCCGCAACACTTTCCATCCGTTGGTTCAGTAATGAAAAAAGGGAGCTCCCTTCAGTCATGAACTATCAAATTTTCGATGACAAGGGACGCGTTCTGCAAATATTCAGTCATAATGGAAAAGACACACCGACTGAAGACGGTCAATATGTGTACTCTTCTCAATTGAATTTCGAACGTATGGATCCCATTCCGAAGTCGCTGACCATTAAGCCGTATCTGGGGAGCGGTATGACGGGTTTGGAAACAAAACGATGGGAGGGAAAGAGCCTCGAGCTGTCTCAAGGGGAAGCCGGTTCCGTTCGGATTGAGCATATTGAACAAAAAAATAATACATTTACGATGACGTTCGAAGTAGAGGGCGAGCTTACCAGTGATCGGACAAGGTATGTGTGGCTAGAAAATCAATATGGCGTAGGATATGACGTTCTTCAATACCCTCAACGGGTGGAAGGAACGGTGAATCAATATCAAGCTGTATTTACCTCGACCAATCCAAACGATGACGTCATCATCGGCACGGAGCAATTCCATCCGAAAGATTATATTGATGACCTGACGATTACAGTCGAAATTAGCAAATAA
- a CDS encoding AraC family transcriptional regulator, with translation MKLYYAKSPFMSSDIYPMQYGEQQCDNGYSFGPAVRNFYLIHYIYSGQGELHINKKAYKVHAGQFFLIYPKQTAYYKADDNEPWLYRWIEFDGSFSEKLMTVTGFSHENHVINDDHGVGNALKNIIDLGWSDFETIMSHFWSFIAALTKGKLLKKDENTAETYVSNAKNFIRSNVHKRVSVSEIAHFLNIDRSHLARIFKSICGISTQQFIISLKMEMASQLLKKSSMTIKEVANGVGYGNQMEFSKLFKKHFNMTPTQWRDQNFFQQSINSYEPNYSCQSQTDSSLNDLKAPV, from the coding sequence ATGAAACTATATTATGCAAAAAGCCCTTTTATGTCATCCGATATTTATCCCATGCAATATGGTGAACAGCAGTGCGATAACGGATATTCCTTTGGACCTGCAGTGCGCAACTTCTATTTAATCCATTACATTTATAGCGGGCAAGGCGAACTGCATATTAATAAAAAAGCTTATAAAGTGCATGCAGGACAGTTTTTTCTGATTTATCCGAAACAAACAGCATACTATAAGGCAGATGACAATGAGCCGTGGCTGTATCGTTGGATCGAGTTTGACGGCAGTTTTTCGGAAAAGCTTATGACTGTGACAGGCTTTTCACACGAAAACCACGTTATAAATGATGATCATGGCGTTGGAAACGCACTTAAGAATATAATAGATTTAGGCTGGTCTGACTTTGAAACTATCATGAGCCATTTTTGGTCATTTATTGCGGCACTTACGAAGGGCAAATTATTAAAGAAAGATGAGAATACAGCAGAAACATATGTCTCTAATGCAAAAAACTTTATAAGAAGTAATGTTCACAAAAGGGTATCCGTTTCTGAAATTGCACATTTTTTAAACATAGACCGCAGTCATCTGGCACGTATCTTCAAAAGCATTTGCGGCATAAGCACACAGCAGTTTATAATTTCTCTAAAAATGGAGATGGCTTCACAATTACTCAAAAAAAGCAGTATGACCATTAAAGAGGTTGCCAATGGTGTCGGATATGGAAATCAGATGGAATTTTCGAAGCTGTTTAAAAAACACTTTAATATGACTCCCACACAATGGAGAGATCAAAATTTCTTTCAACAGTCCATAAATAGCTATGAACCAAATTACAGCTGCCAGTCACAGACCGACTCCTCCCTTAATGATCTAAAAGCTCCCGTTTAA
- a CDS encoding IS256 family transposase, whose product MGLWTKQQLRQFIKENKLVSAQDAQNALKELFAETLQEMLEAEMDEHLGYEKHDMQNKQTTNSRNGKSKKTIVSEYGDQEIAVPRDRQGEFEPLVVKKHQSNVTGIEDQIIALYAKGVSTREIQDHLQNLYGIEVSPTFISNVTNKIIPLIKEWQNRPLQGVYAVVFLDAIHFKVKQDGAIVNKAAYMVIGIDLDGNKDVLGMWIGEHESAKFWLNVLNDLKNRGVQDILIICVDNLTGFSQAIQACYAKTDIQKCIIHQIRNSTRYVSYKDLKKVTADLKPIYKAATEEMALVELDRFEETWGNKYPLIIRSWRNNWDELATFFKYPPEIRKLIYTTNIIESYHRQLRKVTKGKSIFPTDESLLKMLYLATMDVTRKWTGRVQNWGQMLLQLSVFYPDRIGQHLR is encoded by the coding sequence ATGGGATTATGGACGAAACAGCAACTCCGGCAGTTCATCAAGGAGAATAAATTGGTCTCGGCGCAGGATGCACAGAATGCGTTGAAAGAGCTGTTTGCCGAAACGCTGCAGGAGATGCTGGAAGCCGAGATGGATGAACATCTGGGCTATGAGAAGCACGACATGCAGAACAAGCAGACGACCAACAGTCGTAATGGCAAGAGTAAGAAAACCATCGTAAGCGAGTACGGTGATCAGGAGATCGCCGTTCCCCGTGACCGGCAAGGGGAATTTGAACCCCTGGTGGTGAAGAAGCACCAGTCTAATGTGACCGGCATTGAAGATCAGATTATTGCCCTTTATGCCAAAGGTGTCAGCACGCGTGAGATTCAGGATCATCTGCAAAATCTGTATGGGATTGAGGTCTCTCCCACCTTTATTTCTAACGTCACCAACAAGATCATTCCCTTGATTAAAGAATGGCAGAACCGGCCGCTCCAAGGCGTGTACGCGGTTGTCTTCCTGGATGCCATACACTTCAAGGTGAAGCAAGATGGTGCCATTGTCAATAAAGCCGCCTACATGGTAATCGGCATCGACCTGGATGGCAACAAGGATGTACTGGGCATGTGGATTGGTGAGCATGAATCCGCCAAGTTCTGGCTTAATGTTCTAAACGACCTGAAGAACCGGGGCGTGCAGGATATCCTTATCATCTGTGTCGATAATCTGACCGGCTTCAGCCAAGCCATTCAGGCTTGTTACGCGAAAACGGATATTCAGAAGTGTATCATCCACCAGATCCGCAACTCCACCCGTTACGTCTCTTACAAGGATCTGAAGAAGGTAACAGCTGACCTGAAGCCGATTTACAAAGCAGCGACGGAAGAAATGGCACTCGTCGAGCTCGATCGCTTCGAGGAAACCTGGGGGAATAAGTACCCGCTCATCATTCGCTCTTGGCGCAATAACTGGGATGAGCTGGCCACCTTCTTCAAGTATCCACCCGAAATCCGCAAGCTCATTTACACCACCAACATCATCGAGAGTTACCACCGCCAACTTCGCAAAGTGACGAAGGGAAAAAGCATCTTCCCGACGGATGAATCCTTGTTGAAAATGCTTT
- a CDS encoding GNAT family N-acetyltransferase, with translation MEISYKQYVISDDKSRIDVQTVLNFLANSYWASRRPPEKIKKSLQNSICYGVYHNDKMIGFARIVTDGATMYYLCDIFVLEEYRGQGISKKIVDVISNAPEFEWMTGILGTQDAHGLYEQFGFVRDSERFMKRLPQGRKIL, from the coding sequence GTGGAGATATCATATAAGCAATACGTAATAAGTGATGATAAATCAAGAATTGACGTTCAAACGGTTTTAAACTTTTTGGCAAACAGTTACTGGGCTAGTCGAAGACCCCCCGAAAAAATCAAAAAATCTCTTCAAAACTCAATTTGTTACGGTGTATATCACAACGATAAAATGATTGGATTCGCAAGAATAGTTACAGATGGGGCAACAATGTATTATTTGTGCGATATCTTTGTACTGGAAGAGTACCGGGGACAAGGAATCTCAAAAAAAATTGTCGATGTTATATCCAATGCTCCAGAGTTCGAATGGATGACCGGTATTTTGGGGACTCAAGACGCACATGGATTGTATGAACAATTTGGATTTGTTAGGGATTCAGAGCGGTTCATGAAAAGATTACCACAAGGAAGAAAGATACTTTGA
- a CDS encoding group II intron maturase-specific domain-containing protein produces the protein MVSSTGRVAQFFRRAGSLLTRENRDKPLRRLIPKLNAKLQGYYNYYGLIGNYASLWDFHTQAIRILYKWLNRRSQRRSFNLSAFTACLSRYYVVKSRIVESRHIQLQFDF, from the coding sequence GTGGTTTCCAGCACCGGAAGAGTGGCTCAATTTTTCCGGAGAGCTGGCTCACTACTTACTAGGGAGAACCGGGACAAGCCGCTGAGACGACTGATCCCGAAACTAAATGCAAAACTCCAGGGCTATTACAATTACTATGGGTTAATCGGGAACTACGCCAGTCTATGGGATTTTCATACGCAGGCAATCCGAATCCTGTACAAGTGGTTAAACCGGAGAAGCCAACGACGAAGCTTCAATCTAAGCGCCTTTACCGCCTGCTTGAGCAGGTATTATGTTGTGAAGTCTCGAATTGTAGAATCCAGACATATCCAACTTCAGTTTGATTTCTAG
- a CDS encoding GNAT family N-acetyltransferase: MNKITFVEIREDHIPDLLSIYNHYVLSSTITFNTEPLSELEMKNLIMNHNSNRYKSFVILNHEFISGYILITQYKARQAYDNTAEITIYLKPEFIGQGLGKHSLQFIEGVAKDKGFHTLVAGLCTENERSRHLFEGNGYLKCAHFKEIGYKFGRFLDVEYFQKMI, translated from the coding sequence ATGAATAAGATCACATTTGTGGAAATTAGAGAAGATCATATTCCTGACCTATTATCTATTTATAATCATTACGTTCTAAGTTCGACAATAACTTTTAATACTGAGCCATTATCAGAGTTAGAGATGAAAAACTTGATAATGAATCATAACAGTAACAGATACAAGTCATTTGTAATTTTAAATCATGAATTCATCTCGGGGTATATTTTAATAACACAATACAAGGCAAGACAGGCTTATGATAATACAGCAGAGATAACTATATACTTAAAGCCAGAGTTCATTGGACAAGGGCTTGGTAAACACTCACTTCAATTTATCGAAGGAGTTGCAAAGGATAAAGGATTTCATACATTGGTTGCTGGACTTTGTACTGAGAATGAAAGAAGTAGACATTTATTTGAAGGAAATGGATATCTAAAATGCGCGCATTTTAAAGAAATTGGATATAAATTCGGAAGATTTTTAGATGTAGAATATTTTCAAAAGATGATTTAA
- a CDS encoding alpha-galactosidase: MDKFMNLNSISTPAPARVTSRTEPDEITDPDYMFPAFSNGKVLLDKKQGRLPAMGWNSWNAFGSKNNEVLTKAMADAIVDLGLADLGYKYVVLDDGCYKSERVNGLLSNETIKFPSGFKALSDYIHSKELKFGMYNDIGTNLCAGSAVGTCGFEDVDTRSYIDWGVDLIKVDNCYYLWDNATFSDSTNAKYSYAPNIRSITVAGEGLKITLNAVKDGVLLGQGASKNSGDYVTNIGTFDGTNVGTTPVGDRWGELQFTVNAPASGKYAITINYASGEEDGTGRWLQLAVGNADHETRYFDNLLPLTQSTATFEDSEEITVSLNEGENIIRLMNHRRQENTLNSYAALLEGLNKADPDHDVVLSICEWGKTQPHNWGYKVGDSWRILNDITFCVGSDGNPGSAEWSSNNTASITSQYSKAVIMDEFAGLDKGWNDPDMLVIGMNGITNPMNKTHMTMWCMMNSPIMLGMDLRRVTKGDELWMIIANKDLIALNQDPLGIQAKRIYCSIDNTNPDTAYITNNNRVDILAKPLANGDIAMSFINLSESRDTKEHSVDVSRIIEYIGHKMIDAGKFKNAVSYYLKDLWTGEVTTNISRTFSVTGIDAYDNVTIRVTPV; encoded by the coding sequence ATGGACAAGTTTATGAATTTAAATTCAATATCTACCCCTGCACCGGCTAGAGTTACATCAAGGACTGAGCCTGACGAGATCACGGATCCTGACTATATGTTTCCGGCTTTCTCAAACGGTAAAGTGCTTTTAGATAAAAAGCAGGGACGCCTCCCTGCCATGGGCTGGAACAGCTGGAATGCCTTTGGCAGTAAGAACAACGAGGTACTCACAAAGGCAATGGCAGACGCAATTGTTGATTTGGGACTTGCGGATCTGGGATATAAGTATGTAGTGCTCGATGACGGCTGCTATAAGTCCGAACGCGTAAACGGTTTACTTTCAAATGAAACGATTAAATTTCCAAGCGGCTTTAAGGCGTTATCTGATTATATACACAGCAAGGAACTTAAATTCGGTATGTACAATGATATAGGTACGAATCTTTGTGCAGGCTCTGCGGTAGGTACGTGTGGCTTTGAGGATGTCGACACAAGGTCTTATATTGACTGGGGGGTTGACTTAATAAAGGTTGATAACTGCTACTACCTTTGGGACAATGCAACGTTCTCAGACTCAACAAATGCAAAATATTCCTATGCACCGAATATCAGAAGCATAACGGTTGCGGGTGAAGGATTGAAAATAACTTTAAATGCTGTAAAGGACGGTGTGCTTTTAGGCCAGGGTGCATCCAAAAACAGTGGCGACTATGTAACAAATATCGGTACATTCGACGGAACAAACGTCGGTACAACACCTGTGGGCGACCGCTGGGGCGAGCTTCAGTTTACTGTTAACGCGCCGGCTAGCGGAAAATACGCCATAACCATAAATTACGCAAGCGGCGAGGAGGATGGCACTGGACGCTGGCTTCAGCTTGCAGTAGGAAACGCAGATCATGAAACTCGATATTTTGATAATTTGCTTCCTCTTACCCAAAGTACAGCTACCTTTGAAGATTCGGAAGAAATAACTGTATCCTTAAATGAGGGAGAAAATATTATACGTCTTATGAATCACAGAAGGCAGGAAAACACCCTTAATTCATATGCGGCTCTGCTTGAAGGCTTGAACAAGGCTGACCCTGACCATGATGTTGTACTCTCAATCTGTGAATGGGGTAAAACACAGCCGCATAACTGGGGATATAAGGTTGGAGACTCATGGCGTATTCTTAATGATATAACCTTCTGTGTCGGCTCAGACGGTAATCCGGGCTCCGCCGAATGGAGTTCAAACAATACCGCAAGTATAACCTCGCAGTACAGTAAGGCGGTTATTATGGACGAGTTTGCCGGACTTGACAAGGGGTGGAACGATCCCGATATGCTTGTAATCGGTATGAACGGAATTACAAATCCCATGAATAAAACTCATATGACGATGTGGTGTATGATGAATTCTCCGATTATGCTGGGAATGGATTTAAGACGGGTTACAAAGGGGGACGAGCTATGGATGATTATTGCGAACAAAGACCTAATCGCATTGAATCAGGATCCCCTTGGTATTCAGGCAAAAAGAATTTACTGCTCTATCGATAATACCAATCCCGATACGGCATATATTACGAATAATAACCGAGTTGATATTCTTGCAAAGCCTCTTGCGAACGGAGATATTGCAATGTCCTTTATAAATCTCAGCGAGTCAAGAGATACGAAGGAGCATTCCGTTGATGTAAGCCGCATTATCGAATATATTGGGCATAAAATGATTGATGCTGGAAAATTTAAAAATGCTGTAAGCTATTATCTAAAGGATTTATGGACAGGTGAGGTTACAACGAACATTTCAAGGACCTTTTCCGTTACAGGAATTGACGCCTATGACAATGTAACCATAAGAGTTACTCCTGTTTAA